A genomic segment from Gadus morhua chromosome 4, gadMor3.0, whole genome shotgun sequence encodes:
- the zdhhc17 gene encoding palmitoyltransferase ZDHHC17, with product MADAMEEYETEAGCVPVLHPEEMKPQTHHHSGSHGYSSDNTARKSHVDDYSTWDIVKATQYGIFERCRELVDAGYDVRQPDKENVTLLHWAAINNRIDLVKFYISKSAVVDQLGGDLNSTPLHWATRQGHLSMVVQLLKYGADPSLIDGEGCSCVHLAAQFGHTSIVAYLIAKGQDVDMMDQNGMTPLMWAAYRTHSVDPTRLLLTFNVSVNLGDKYHKNTALHWAVLAGNTTVISLLLEANSNVDAQNIKGETPLDLAKQRKNVWMINHLQEARQAKGYDSPSYLKRLKIDKDFRQKVMLGTPFLVIWLVGFIADLDVDSWLAKGLMYAAVWLAVQFLSKAFFDHSMHSALPLGIYLATKFWMYTTWFYWFWNDLPFATVHVPFLLNSVALFYNFGKSWKSDPGIIKASEEQKKKTIVELAETGSLDLSVFCSTCLIRKPIRSKHCAVCNRCIAKFDHHCPWVGNCVGSGNHRYFMGYLFFLLCMICWMIYGCICYWRIHCSTSYSQDGFWLYLTQIASCSPWMFWMFLNSVFHFMWVAVLILCQLYQIAGLGITTNERMNARRYKHFKVTATSIESPFNHGCVRNLMDFFEVRCCGLIRPVAVDWTGQYTVDYDQTGGSGYQLV from the exons ATGGCTGACGCTATGGAGGAGTACGAGACAGAAGCAGGCTGCGTCCCAGTCCTGCACCCCGAG gagATGAAGCCCCAGACCCACCATCACAGTGGTAGCCATGGTTACAGCAGTGACAACACGGCGCGCAAGAGCCACGTGGACGACTACAGCACCTGGGACATCGTCAAGGCAACGCA GTACGGTATTTTCGAGCGGTGTCGGGAGCTTGTGGACGCAGGATATGACGTCAGACAGCCGGACAAGGAGAACGTCACACTGCTCCACTGGGCCGCCATCAACAACAGAATAGACCTGGTCaa gttctACATATCTAAGAGTGCGGTGGTGGACCAGCTGGGAGGAGACCTCAACTCCACACCTCTGCACTGGGCCACAAG ACAGGGCCACCTCTCCATGGTGGTCCAGCTGCTGAAGTACGGCGCCGACCCCTCCCTGATCGACGGCGAGGGCTGCAGCTGCGTCCACCTTGCAGCGCAGTTCGGCCACACCTCCATCGTTGCCTACCTCATCGCCAAGGGACAg GACGTGGACATGATGGATCAGAACGGCATGACCCCTCTGATGTGGGCCGCCTACaggacacacag TGTGGACCCCACCCGTCTCCTGCTGACCTTCAACGTGTCGGTGAACCTGGGGGACAAGTACCACAAGAACACGGCGCTGCACTGGGCCGTGTTGGCGGGCAACACCACCGTGATcagcctgctgctggaggccaACTCCAACGTGGACGCCCAGAACATCAAG GGGGAGACGCCCCTGGACCTGGCCAAGCAGAGGAAGAACGTGTGGATGATCAACCACCTGCAGGAGGCCCGTCAGGCCAAGGGCTACGACAGCCCGTCCTACCTGAAGAGGCTGAAGATAGACaag GATTTCCGTCAGAAGGTGATGCTGGGGACCCCCTTCCTGGTCATCTGGTTGGTGGGGTTCATCGCTGACCTGGACGTTGACTCCTGGTTGGCTAAGGGCCTGATGTACGCAGCCGTGTGGTTGGCTGTTCAGTTCCTCTCcaa ggcgttCTTCGACCACTCCATGCACAGCGCTCTGCCGCTGGGGATCTACCTGGCCACCAAGTTCTGGATGTACACCacctggttctactggttctgGAACG ACCTCCCCTTCGCCACGGTCCACGTCCCGTTCCTGCTCAACTCCGTGGCGCTCTTCTACAACTTTGGCAAGTCCTGGAAGTCGGACCCCGGGATCATCAAGGCCtcggaggagcagaagaagaag ACCATCGTGGAGCTGGCTGAGACCGGCAGCCTGGACCTCAGCGTCTTCTGTAGCACCTGCCTG ATCCGGAAGCCAATCCGCTCCAAGCACTGCGCCGTCTGCAACCGCTGCATCGCCAAGTTCGACCACCACTGCCCCTGGGTGGGCAACTGTGTGG GAAGTGGTAACCATCGCTACTTCATGGGCTATCTGTTCTTCCTGCTGTGCATGATCTGCTGGATGATCTACGGCTGCATCTGCT ACTGGAGGATCCACTGCTCCACCTCCTACTCCCAGGATGGCTTCTGGCTCTATCTGACCCAGATCGCCTCCTGCTCTCCATGGATGTTCTGGATGTTCCTCAACAGCGTCTTCCACTTTATGTGGGTCGCTGTTCTCATCCTGTGTCAACTGTACCAG ATCGCCGGTCTCGGCATCACCACCAACGAAAGGATGAACGCCCGCCGATACAAACACTTCAAAGTCACCGCGACCTCCATCGAGAGCCCCTTCAA ccacgGCTGTGTGAGGAACCTGATGGACTTCTTCGAGGTGCGGTGCTGCGGCCTGATACGGCCGGTGGCGGTGGACTGGACCGGTCAGTACACGGTGGACTACGACCAGACCGGGGGCTCCGGCTATCAGCTGGTctag
- the e2f7 gene encoding transcription factor E2F7, with protein sequence MFRVSLKDLSSPGRTMDLSGDVHRSASDQKENICTGRPAPTRTPAELQSPADMRTPVKHAGDSPQPEPWTPTANLKMLISAASPDIRRMRKCDAVEEEEEEGEDGEAKPSRKQRSLGLLCQRFLALYPDHPQDNVTISLDEVASSLGVERRRIYDIINVLESLSMVDRVAKNCYTWWGRRRLGARLGELQRHAHQQGSGPAPATTPRDEEAADGDAVSVTANRKDKSLRIMSQRFVSLFLVSESQCVTLETAAQLLIDHNATSHSKYKTKVRRLYDIANVLTSLALIKKLHVRGDRGRKPAFQWLGPICFSTPPVAMAAVTPPESVSEPISAPSGREAKLTRHASFNVPPSRSSAHRLVNSAPCSPTSRPAAVSQQPLDCSRHALLDLSYREGVSTPLQAPYSQPRPHLEEDSAPQRVAYLPSLSQPSVVLLYGGQRSPKRKRDGEEEDEEETENRHGGGSDPSGPAQPYHYLYVPHNAGLNSINFLLSASQSAAGLSLPTLALPYVLLPSYPVAPGDAHPSPLGFLSQANFLMGAAGPYGHPGAELGVTLAPPPQSKRDDVAKQQPLTPRTPKETTPTPSGGTFFQTPGTLGSVVPAIGRRKRGSAQRRLDVGHTPQAS encoded by the exons ATGTTTCGCGTGTCTCTGAAAGACCTCAGCAGTCCAGGGAGGACCATGGACCTCAGCGGAGACGTCCACCGCTCGGCAAGTGACCAGAAG GAGAACATCTGCACTGGGCGGCCTGCCCCCACCCGGACCCCCGCTGAGCTCCAGTCTCCCGCTGACATGCGGACACCTGTCAAGCACGCGGGTGACTCCCCCCAGCCTGAGCCCTGGACCCCTACCGCCAACCTGAAGATGTTGATCAGCGCCGCCAGCCCCGACATCAGACGCATGAGAAAG TGTGatgcggtggaggaggaggaggaggagggggaggatggcgAGGCCAAGCCCAGCAGGAAGCAGAGGAGTCTGGGGCTGCTGTGTCAGCGCTTCCTGGCCCTCTACCCCGACCACCCCCAGGACAACGTGACCATCTCATTGGACGAGGTCGCCAGCAGTCTGG GCGTGGAGCGGCGGCGGATCTATGACATCATCAACGTGCTGGAGTCCCTGAGCATGGTGGACCGCGTGGCCAAGAACTGCTACACCTGGTGGGGCCGGCGGCGCCTGGGGGCGCGGCTGGGGGAGCTGCAGCGCCACGCCCACCAGCAAGGCAGCGGCCCTGCCCCCGCCACCACGCCCCGGGACGAGGAGGCCGCCGACGGAGACGCCGTCAGTG TGACGGCCAACAGGAAGGACAAGTCTCTGCGCATCATGAGCCAGCGCTTCGTGTCGCTCTTCCTGGTGTCGGAGTCGCAGTGCGTTACCTTGGAGACGGCCGCCCAGCTGCTGATCGACCACAACGCCACCAGCCACAGCAAGTACAAGA ctAAGGTGCGGCGTCTCTACGACATCGCCAACGTCCTGACCAGCCTGGCGCTCATCAAGAAGCTCCACGTCCGCGGAGACCGGGGCAGGAAGCCCGCCTTCCAGTGGCTGGGCCCGATCTGCTTCAGCACCCCCCCCG TTGCCATGGCAGCAGTCACTCCACCAGAAAGTGTCTCAGAGCCAATCTCAGCTCCGAGTGGCCGGGAGGCCAAGCTGACCCGCCACGCCTCCTTCAATGTCCCGCCGAGCCGTAGCTCCGCCCACCGCCTGGTGAACTCCGCCCCCTGCAGTCCCACCTCCAGGCCAGCAG ccgTATCCCAGCAACCACTGGACTGTTCTAGACACGCCCTCCTGGACCTCAGCTACAGAGA GGGCGTGTCGACCCCCCTGCAGGCCCCCTACTCACAGCCCCGCCCACATCTTGAGGAAGACTCCGCCCCTCAGCGGGTGGCCTACCTGCCCAGCCTATCACAGCCCTCTGTGGTGCTGCTGtatgggggtcagaggtcacccaagaggaagagggacggagaggaagaggatgaggaggagactgag AACCGCCATGGGGGGGGCTCTGACCCCAGCGGCCCCGCCCAAccctaccactacctctacgtCCCGCACAACGCAG gCCTCAACAGCATCAACTTCCTGTTGTCCGCCAGCCAATCAGCGGCCGGCCTCTCTCTGCCCACGCTGGCACTGCCCTAcgtgctcctcccctcctacccAGTCGCCCCCGGCGAcgcacacccctcccccctcggctTCCTGTCCCAGGCCAACTTCCTAATGGGCGCGGCGGGGCCTTATGGGCAcccgggggcggagcttggcGTGACGCTAGCCCCTCCCCCGCAGAGCAAGAGGGACGACGTCGCCAAGCAGCAACCACTG ACGCCTCGCACCCCCAAAGAGACCACGCCCACTCCCAGCGGCGGGACCTTCTTCCAGACGCCGGGAACGCTGGGTAGTGTAGTCCCGGCTATCggcaggagaaagagaggctcCGCCCAGAGACGGCTGGACGTAGGCCACACCCCCCAGGCTAGCTGA